One window from the genome of Paramisgurnus dabryanus chromosome 20, PD_genome_1.1, whole genome shotgun sequence encodes:
- the mlh1 gene encoding DNA mismatch repair protein Mlh1 — translation MAGVIRRLDETVVNRIAAGEIIQRPANAIKEMMENCLDAKATNIQITVKEGGLKLIVIQDNGSGIRKEDLEIVCERFTTSKLQTFEDLTSIATYGFRGEALASISHVAHVTITTKTADAKCAYRANYCDGKLKSSPKPCAGNQGTLVSVEDLFYNVSTRRKALKSPSEEYSRIVEVVSRYAIHNSGKSFAVKKQGEMVSDVKTLPNASVLDNIRTVFGAAVSRELIEVECEDQKLAFKLKGYISNANYSVKKCILILFINHRLVESSALKKAIETVYSAYLPKNTHPFLYLSLEIAPQNIDVNVHPTKHEVHFLHEDCIIESVQKHIESKLLGSNSSRTYFTQTLLPGLSASTSVAKATSSSADSQERVYAHQMVRTDSKAQKLDAFLQPSVSSTAAQSRLEKTSSPPTATEDVKEPDDSELLDAVEVLEPSVNDDPQTVGQSPAEDAPPRKRPHVDKKKEDLTAAALPRRRIINLTSVKELREDIEQQTHKGLQELLQNHSFVGSVNPQWTLVQHQTKLYLLNTTKISQELFYQILIYDFGNFGVLRLSNPAPLYDLAMLALDSEESGWTEEDGPKEGLAQYIVDFLKQKSEMMEEYFSLEIDDEGKLVGLPMLLDHYIPAMEGLPMFILRLATEVNWDREKECFRDFAVECSHFYSIRKHYTLESDAEEPQDAEMSWQWKVEHVLFKALRSLFSPPKHFSEDGSVLQIASLPDLYKVFERC, via the exons ATGGCTGGAGTGATCCGCAGACTCGATGAGACTGTAGTGAACCGCATCGCAGCGGGAGAAATCATCCAGCGGCCTGCCAACGCCATCAAAGAAATGATGGAGAACTG tttgGATGCAAAAGCCACAAATATTCAGATCACAGTTAAAGAGGGCGGGCTCAAGCTCATTGTCATCCAGGACAACGGCTCCGGCATCAGG AAAGAAGATTTAGAAATAGTTTGTGAACGTTTTACAACCAGCAAGCTTCAAACTTTTGAGGATCTGACGTCAATCGCGACATATGGATTCAGAGGGGAG GCTCTTGCCAGCATCAGTCATGTAGCCCATGTCACAATAACCACAAAAACTGCTGATGCAAAATGTGCCTACAG GGCCAATTACTGTGATGGGAAACTAAAGTCTTCACCTAAACCCTGCGCTGGAAATCAGGGGACGTTGGTTTCT gtAGAGGATCTGTTTTATAACGTGTCAACTCGACGGAAAGCTCTGAAGAGCCCCAGTGAGGAATATTCCAGAATCGTTGAGGTTGTGAGCAG ATACGCCATTCACAACTCTGGGAAAAGTTTTGCGGTCAAGAAG CAAGGTGAAATGGTTTCAGATGTGAAGACCCTTCCAAACGCCTCTGTGTTGGACAATATTCGCACAGTATTCGGTGCGGCTGTGAGCAG agaGCTGATTGAAGTTGAGTGCGAGGATCAAAAGCTTGCTTTTAAACTGAAGGGCTACATCTCCAATGCCAACTACTCTGTCAAGAAATGCATCCTCATCCTTTTCATCAATC ATCGTCTGGTGGAGTCGAGTGCCTTAAAGAAAGCTATTGAAACTGTCTACAGTGCCTATCTTCCCAAAAACACTCATCCCTTTCTTTATCTTAG TTTAGAGATCGCACCTCAGAACATTGACGTGAATGTTCACCCCACCAAACACGAGGTTCACTTCTTACACGAGGACTGCATCATTGAGAGCGTTCAAAAACACATCGAGAGTAAACTCCTCGGCTCCAATTCCTCACGCACGTACTTCACGCAG ACTCTGCTTCCCGGACTTTCTGCGTCCACCAGCGTGGCGAAAGCGACGAGTTCTTCAGCAGATTCCCAGGAGCGCGTTTACGCCCATCAGATGGTCCGCACGGACAGCAAGGCCCAGAAGCTGGATGCTTTTCTTCAGCCGTCAGTCTCTTCCACTGCTGCTCAGAGCAGATTAGAGAAAACATCCAGCCCTCCGACCGCTACTGAAGACGTTAAAGAGCCGGATGATTCAGAACTGCTGGACGCCGTCGAGGTTCTGGAGCCGTCCGTCAATGATGATCCTCAGACAGTCGGTCAAAGTCCTGCTGAAGATGCGCCACCCAG GAAAAGGCCGCATGTTGACAAGAAGAAGGAGGATTTGACGGCAGCCGCTCTTCCCAGGAGACGCATCATCAACCTGACCAGTGTGAAGGAGCTTCGAGAAGATATAGagcagcaaactcacaaag GTTTACAGGAGCTTCTGCAGAATCATTCATTTGTGGGCTCTGTAAATCCTCAATGGACTTTAGTGCAGCATCAGACAAAACTTTACCTACTGAACACCACCAAAATCAg TCAGGAGCTGTTTTACCAAATTTTGATCTACGATTTCGGTAACTTTGGGGTCCTTCGATTGTCG AATCCAGCTCCGCTTTATGATCTGGCCATGTTGGCTCTGGACTCGGAGGAGAGCGGATGGACGGAGGAAGACGGTCCGAAAGAAGGACTGGCTCAGTATATCGTAGATTTCCTCAAGCAGAAATCAGAAATGATGGAGGAATATTTTTCCCTGGAAATAGACGAT GAAGGAAAACTGGTTGGTCTTCCAATGTTGCTTGATCATTATATTCCTGCAATGGAGGGACTTCCTATGTTTATTCTGCGTTTAGCCACTGAG GTGAACTGGGATCGTGAGAAGGAGTGTTTCCGTGACTTTGCTGTTGAGTGTAGTCACTTTTACTCCATCAGGAAACATTACACACTGGAGTCAGATGCAGAAGAACCTCAG GATGCAGAAATGAGCTGGCAGTGGAAGGTGGAGCATGTGCTGTTCAAAGCTTTGCGTTCTCTCTTCAGTCCTCCAAAACACTTCAGTGAAGACGGCAGCGTCCTCCAGATCGCCAGCCTGCCAGATCTCTACAAAGTGTTTGAAAGATGCTGA